The Nostoc sp. 'Lobaria pulmonaria (5183) cyanobiont' genome window below encodes:
- the recF gene encoding DNA replication/repair protein RecF (All proteins in this family for which functions are known are DNA-binding proteins that assist the filamentation of RecA onto DNA for the initiation of recombination or recombinational repair.): protein MYLKTLNLRQFRNYQDQKVEFTAAKTILVGNNAQGKSNLLEAVELLATLRSHRMTRDRDLVQEGEAIAQINATLERQTGVSDLTLTLRRNGRRSVALNGESIRRQMDFLGVLNAVQFSSLDLELVRGGPEGRRNWLDTLLIQLEPVYAHILQQYNHVLRQRNAFLKRHVETLDATSLQSELALWDAQLATTGTRVIRRRDRAIQRLAPIATTWHGSISGSTEILQIKYVPNIPLEDNQPEEVQQAFLAKIQQRAVAEMHQGTTLVGPHRDEIELTINQTPARQYGSQGQQRTLVLALKLAELQLIEEVVKEPPLLLLDDVLAELDLSRQNQLLDAIQDRFQTLITTTHLGSFDSQWLKSSQIIFVKAGELTMKN, encoded by the coding sequence TCAAATTTGTTGGAGGCGGTGGAGTTACTGGCGACATTGCGATCGCACCGCATGACCCGCGATCGCGATTTAGTTCAAGAAGGGGAAGCCATAGCTCAAATTAATGCCACCCTTGAGCGACAAACAGGTGTTAGTGACCTGACCTTGACCTTGCGCCGTAATGGTCGCCGTAGCGTTGCTCTCAATGGCGAATCGATCCGCCGTCAAATGGACTTTCTCGGCGTTCTCAATGCAGTCCAATTTTCCAGCCTGGATTTAGAACTAGTACGTGGCGGTCCCGAAGGTCGCCGTAACTGGTTAGATACATTATTAATTCAACTGGAACCAGTTTATGCTCACATTTTGCAGCAGTATAATCATGTATTACGCCAGCGCAATGCCTTTTTAAAACGCCATGTAGAGACGTTAGATGCAACATCTTTACAATCAGAACTAGCGCTGTGGGATGCACAGTTAGCTACTACAGGAACTAGGGTAATTAGACGACGCGATCGCGCCATTCAAAGATTAGCTCCCATTGCTACCACCTGGCACGGCAGTATCAGTGGCAGTACAGAAATTCTCCAAATCAAGTATGTGCCTAATATTCCTTTAGAGGATAACCAGCCAGAAGAAGTACAGCAAGCTTTTTTAGCAAAAATTCAGCAGCGAGCCGTTGCTGAAATGCACCAAGGTACTACCCTTGTCGGCCCGCATCGAGACGAAATAGAATTAACTATTAACCAGACACCCGCTCGTCAATATGGTTCTCAAGGTCAGCAACGAACGCTGGTTCTAGCTTTAAAATTAGCCGAATTACAATTAATTGAAGAAGTCGTTAAAGAGCCACCATTACTATTGCTGGATGATGTTCTTGCCGAACTAGATTTATCCCGCCAAAATCAATTGCTTGATGCCATTCAAGACCGCTTTCAAACCCTGATTACTACTACTCACTTGGGTTCTTTTGATTCCCAATGGTTGAAGTCATCGCAAATTATTTTCGTGAAAGCAGGAGAATTAACAATGAAAAATTAA